GTGGATTTTATAACTATTCCTCTGGAGTTGATACGAAATTTAAAAGAAAAATTACAATTACACCTGTTGGCAATACCTTGGAAGTTTCTGTTGAAGTATGGTGGGAATATAAAGGTGACACTTATGGACCGATTAAAGCTCAAGAAAATTTATATGATTGGTATCCAGAATAACAATCATCTAAACATTATGTTTAAATGTTAGAATGTTAAAATGAGGAAATGTTTAAATGTTAAAATGAATAGGGGTTTTACCTTAGTAGAGATGATGGTTACTGTGCTTATCTTTTCTATAGTTATCGGAACTGTTATCGGGGTTTTTGTCTCAGCTCTTCAAATACAAAGATATAATTTAGCTTATCAACAACTTTTGGACCAGACCAGCTATGCCATGGAATATATGAGCCGGGCAATAAGAATGGCAGTCAAAGATGAGGGTGTAGGTTGTATAAGCTCAGGATTAAATTATCAGAGTGATGCCTCAGGAATAAAATTTGTAAATTATAAAAGCCAATGTCAAGAGTTTTTATTGGAAGGCGGTCAGCTAAAAGTAGAATTTGATTCAGGAGGTAAAATTCCTCTAACCTCAGATGATTTTAATGTAACTTCTCTTAGTTTTGGAATTTCTGGCGAATCAGACGAAGATAATCTTCAGCCAAGAGTAACAACCTTTATGGAAATACAAGGGAAGGGCTCGAAACTTCAGCCAAAAGTAACCATTCAAACTACTATTTCCCAAAGAAACCTTGATTTTTGACATTGTGGAAAACCCCTTTATTATTATTTTTAAAAATGGTAAAGTAATGTAGTAGTATGATACCTGAGAAAATAGATAAAAAATCTCTTTTATACTTTATAATTTTTGTAATAACTATCCTTGTTTTTGTTGGCTTTTTCTATTATCTTTCTCAAATACTGGAAATGGAAGAAGGGAGGGAGCCGATTAAAGAGGAAAGAATTACCGAAGAGATTCTGAAGCAATTCGGAGCTCCTAATGTGGAAGGAAGAGAAATCCCAAAAGAAACTTTAAAACAATTCGAAGCTCCCAATGTGGAAGGAAAGGAAATTCCAGAGGAGATTTTAAGACAATTTGGAACTTCTGAATAAATATACCAACCTTTCAACATAAAAAAATAACTAAATTATCGAGGCGGGATCTCCATAACTAATATTATTGAGGTCCAACCTCAATAATTATTAAAATATGAATAAAAAAATCTCTCCAAAATTAGTTGCTTTAATCTTTGCTATTTTAGTTATCTGTTTTGCGATAGGTTTTTATGTCTTTGCCTGGACAGAGCCGGAAGAAGGTCCTCCCGAAGAAAATGTCTTTGCTCCTTTGAATGTTAGCTCCAACGCCCAAGTTAAAGTTGGTGGTTTAATTCTTAATACCGGCGGATTCTCTGTTGGTTTAGCTGTTGATCAGGGCAGCGTCGGCATCGGGACACTAACTCCGGCGGCTGGTTATAAGCTTGACGTAGAAGGAAAGATTCAGGCAACCGCCTTTGATACAGGAGATATCACTTTCAGGAACCAGGAAACTAATCAGATACTCTGGAGAATGTTTGAAGATGAAGATGGATTATATCTAGAGAATGCAAAGACAGGGAAAGTTTA
This genomic interval from Patescibacteria group bacterium contains the following:
- a CDS encoding prepilin-type N-terminal cleavage/methylation domain-containing protein; protein product: MRKCLNVKMNRGFTLVEMMVTVLIFSIVIGTVIGVFVSALQIQRYNLAYQQLLDQTSYAMEYMSRAIRMAVKDEGVGCISSGLNYQSDASGIKFVNYKSQCQEFLLEGGQLKVEFDSGGKIPLTSDDFNVTSLSFGISGESDEDNLQPRVTTFMEIQGKGSKLQPKVTIQTTISQRNLDF